Proteins encoded within one genomic window of Candidatus Zixiibacteriota bacterium:
- the gmd gene encoding GDP-mannose 4,6-dehydratase, whose protein sequence is MRALITGITGQDGSYLAEFLLDKGYQVYGMIRRASTENFERINHIRDKISLEQGDLLDQNSLNTIISGVAPDEVYNLAAQSFVPTSWNQPGLTAEFNAVGVTRLLEAIRQINPKIKYYQASSSEMFGKVQEVPQTEKTPFYPRSPYGVAKAYAHWITVNYRESYNMFACSGILFNHESPRRGLEFVTRKISDGVARIKLGLADKLLLGNLEAKRDWGFAGDYVEAMWLMLQQDEPDNYVISTGETHSVREFADLAFSHVGLNYKDYVGVDERFMRPAEVDALIGDSSFAKQKLNWTPRTTFKGLVEIMVDEDMKRLQEAGKA, encoded by the coding sequence ATGCGTGCACTTATTACCGGGATAACCGGACAGGACGGTTCCTATCTGGCCGAATTTCTTCTGGATAAAGGCTATCAAGTCTACGGCATGATCCGCCGTGCCTCCACCGAGAATTTTGAAAGAATCAATCATATCCGTGACAAAATCAGCCTCGAACAGGGCGATTTGCTCGACCAGAATTCGCTCAATACGATCATATCCGGGGTCGCTCCGGATGAGGTTTACAATCTTGCGGCGCAGTCATTTGTGCCGACATCATGGAATCAACCCGGGCTGACCGCTGAATTCAATGCTGTCGGCGTGACCCGTCTTTTGGAAGCGATCCGCCAGATAAATCCGAAAATCAAATATTACCAGGCATCATCGTCGGAGATGTTCGGCAAGGTGCAGGAAGTGCCGCAGACCGAAAAAACCCCGTTTTATCCCCGTTCTCCCTATGGTGTCGCCAAGGCATATGCGCACTGGATCACGGTCAATTACCGTGAATCCTACAATATGTTTGCCTGCTCGGGGATCCTTTTCAACCATGAATCTCCGCGCCGGGGACTGGAGTTCGTGACCAGAAAGATTTCGGACGGTGTGGCCAGAATCAAGCTCGGATTAGCCGACAAACTGCTTCTGGGCAATCTCGAAGCCAAACGCGACTGGGGCTTTGCCGGTGATTATGTTGAGGCGATGTGGCTCATGCTTCAGCAGGATGAACCGGATAATTACGTCATCTCTACCGGTGAAACTCATTCGGTGCGCGAATTTGCCGACCTCGCATTTTCCCATGTGGGATTAAATTACAAGGATTATGTCGGTGTCGATGAGCGCTTTATGCGTCCGGCGGAAGTCGATGCTTTAATCGGTGACTCGTCCTTCGCCAAGCAGAAACTGAACTGGACACCGAGGACAACATTTAAGGGCCTGGTCGAGATAATGGTCGACGAGGATATGAAGCGTCTGCAGGAGGCAGGAAAGGCTTAA